Proteins co-encoded in one Capsicum annuum cultivar UCD-10X-F1 chromosome 9, UCD10Xv1.1, whole genome shotgun sequence genomic window:
- the LOC124887097 gene encoding uncharacterized protein LOC124887097, with protein sequence MVTSHSASIKQLETQLGQISAQLNARPNGRLPSDMVVNPKNDAHVLAIIIRSGRILGKDIIDLGEDPNEKSNKEKGNPKKKLLEEPIDNNPKPNETSIDDQRLKKKDDDIKFKKFFAKFINLSMNIPLLESLQEMPRYVKFMKDLVTKKRVMNFETVEVTHNYSAIMSSTVVAKKEDPRAFTIPCTIGMYKFGKALCDLGESINLMPFSMFQKLGLGSLNPTTMRLLMADRSIKKFIGVLYDVLVKVDRFIFPANFVILDCEIDHEVPKTLGRTFIATRRALVDVECGDIKFRVNNEEVFFNVCKSMK encoded by the exons ATGGTGACATCTCACTCGGCCTCTATTAAACAACTTGAAACTCAATTGGGCCAAATCTCGGCACAACTTAATGCAAGACCAAATGGTAGATTGCCTAGTGACATGGTTgtcaatcctaaaaatgatgctcACGTCCTGGCTATTATCATTAGGAGTGGTCGGATTCTTGGTAAAGATATTATTGATCTTGGTGAAGACCCCAATGAAAAGTCAAACAAAGAGAAAGGTAATCCAAAGAAAAAGCTGCTAGAAGAGCCAATTGATAATAATCCAAAGCCTAATGAGACAAGTATTGATGACCAAAG GCTCAAGAAGAAGGATGATGATATCAAGTTCAAGAAGTTTTTTGCAAAATTTATCAATTTATCGATGAATATTCCTTTGCTAGAATCCTTACAAGAAATGCCCAGGTATgttaaatttatgaaggacttggTTACAAAGAAGCGAGTCATGAATTTTGAAACAGTTGAGGTAACCCACAATTATAGTGCTATAATGTCTAGCACAGTGGTGGCAAAGAAAGAAGACCCGCGTGCATttactattccttgcactattgggATGTACAAGTTTGGAAAAGCATTGTGTGATCTTGGggaaagtattaatttgatgccattttCCATGTTTCAAAAGCTAGGCTTGGGTTCTCTTAATCCAACCACAATGAGGCTTCTAATGGCCGATCGTTCAATCAAAAAGTTCATTGGTGTATtgtatgatgttttggtgaaAGTTGATCGATTTATCTTTCCAGCCAactttgttattcttgattgtgagatTGATCATGAGGTCCCAAAAACTCTTGGTAGAACATTCATAGCTACTAGAAGGGCTTTGGTGGATGTGGAATGTGGGGATATAAAATTTCGGGTGAACAATGAAGAAGTATTCTTCAATGTGTGCAAGTCCATGAAGTAA